The stretch of DNA TGTGGTCTGTGCTCACTGAATTTAGATCCGTTGGGAACTACACTCTAAATTTCGCAACACAACAATACAAATGCTGGATCTCTTTGCCCATCGTGTTCACTTTGATCGGCGCACTGCAAGCTGTTCAACTGTTATGGTTCTTTTTGATCTTGAGAGTTCTCTATAGGATTGTAAGAAGCAGTGTTTACGAAGATATCAGAAGCGCCTCCGATTCTGACGACGAAGATTCACTAGGCACTGACGAAGATTCGTCAGCGACTACCTCCCCAGCCCAATCCGTGCCCCCTCGCATTATCACTCCGCCGAATCAAAAGACgctgaagaaacaaaaataaGCTCCACCAGGTCTCATAATTTACCAGCAAGatacagatatatatatatacaccTATGTATCAGGGCCACACACAGCCCTCATTTTCTTTTAGGAATGAACAATCTTGAGAATGTTTGAAACGAGATTGTCTCCGTGATACGCAAATATATAATTGTTACTCAAGAACGAAAGGTCGCAATTTCATTGTCAATTGCAAGTCCGTTCTCGTTCTGTAATATATTCAACCACGATTCGTGTCTCATCCGCGATTTATTTTGAGATTGGCGGAAAATAAAAGGTGGCGATTTTTCCCTTcccttctttcttttttcctttcgATACGatcaattcaaaaaaaaacccAAAATTATAATAAGAACACACCAGGACGGAAGTGTTCGAAATAGGGCAACTAGACGTCCGTCTACCACCGGAAATCAAGATATAGTATAACCAATTAACATTAAATAGTAAACTGTTTAGCAGATAGAAACCGTGCTGTTTCAAATCCAGTGAATAATGAGCGCATTTGAGTACGATGAGGATGATAGTGAAGATGGCCACTATTCCGAAGAAGACTACATGCGAGATGATCGCAGCGAGGGGCATCAGGATGATGACGGTGACCACAGTGAGGGATTTGAGGACTTCTATGATGACTATCATGACAATGACGAAAATGTGGACGAGGAGATCGATTCTGTTCAGGCACACGGTGAGCacaacgacgaggacaCTGGGTTTGGTAGGGACATGACCCCTCAAgcttttttgaacagtttgcGCCAACATGCCCAAAGTTTAGACCCAGAGGGAAATGGAAATGGAAATGACCACGAACAAAACACTGCTGTTAACTTCTCAGAGATGTTGCCACAGTTGCTTTCAAGATTGAGTGGGGCGCGCGGTGGCAGGTTTCAAGATACAAGAGGATCAAGGATGTCGAAATTGGTCGAGAACGTCGAGCACGCCGAGGAAGACCCTTACTTCGCAATGGAGAGTATTATAGAACTCTCCGAAAACTTACTGATGGGGAACCAGTACTTGATAGAGCGAATGCTTCCAGTTGATAGATTGATAGCTGCATTGgtcaaaattttgacaTCGAGCAAGTTGGCTGAGGAGTTGGAATTACAAATGAACACCTCTCGAATTTTTTACaatctttttgaagtcCACCCTGTGAGCATATCTGGAGCTGTCGATAAGAACGTCATACCCGCATTGCAAGCGAAGCTTGCAGAGATTAGTTACATTGACCTGGCTGAACAAGTTTTAGAGACTTTAGAACTTGTATCTAGAGTGAGTGGAAAAGATATTCTGCGCTGCGATAACATGACATCATATTTGCAatattttgattttttcacTATTCATGCACAAAGGAAGGTAATTGCAATCGTCTCAAATGCTTGCGCTCGTGTTGAACCAAGCGATTTTACCCAGTTGAAGGGTGTCTTTGAAATCCTTATGGGCATCTTTAAAAACTGTACAGATCAGAACATCTCGGATCGAATCTTGAACATCTTCTATGGCGTATGCGCCGGTATCAAAAACTCATCAATGTTAGATGTCCTGTTCACGCCAGAGATATTATCTTCCATAATAAGCTTGATCACATCAACAGACGTTTCGTCTCAAAGCAAATTGAAATGCCTGGAAATTCTTTCAGTCTTGGTTTATTGGAGTTTCAATATTGGCGAAAGCATTATCAATGTGTCAGATGTGGCTGAGACGTTGAAAACATGTCTGAAGCAATATGGCAAGTCGCCGGATGCAAGCTTACATGAAACAATTATGTTTGTGCCCAAGAGTTTACTGCTTTCAATCTCCAAATTTATCGCATTGCTATTTCCTCCAGAAAATAACCAGATACTGACCCAGTTGAACGCTAATGCGGTAGATGCCAGAAGATTCAACGGCAATAAAAAGATTCCCTCTTTAGTGAGCGATCTGATACCATTGCTGGtcgatatatatatcaacACGGTCGAGTTCAGTGCAAGACGGAACGTTCTAGTTGCACTAGCCAGGGTAGCACCTTGTGCTAATGAGAAAATAGCCCATGATACCAGTGATTGCTTCATTAAGCTATTGGGTTCGTCGTTCCCCCAAAGTCTATCCGTCATTTCAAGCCAGACATCACCTTCCCTCGATTCAGGTGTATTGATCATAGGACTCCTCGCCCTATCCAATGCTTTAATTGAGCTGTATCCTTCTATATTTGTACCCGCATTCCAGAGAGATGGGATTTTTGACTCCGTTTCTAGTCTAAATGGAGCACTCGACAGAATCAATAACAAGGAAGATTTATTTAGTTCATCACTGAGCCATACTTCCACTACCAAaaaagaactggaagaagatggGGGTTCGGATAGTGACAGCAGTGAGGATGACTACGATTTTGGTCTGGGGGATATAGAGTTTCCCAAGGAGGcgaaaacaagaaagaTAAGATATGAGTTTTTGAGAGAAATGAAGCCCTCATATATGCCAACTCAAATACGGGAACTCTGTGAAGCTTTTTTGAATAACAGCAAATCCAGCATCTGTCTCGATAACCAAAATCTAGAGACGGTGTTCGCTTTCGTGCAACACCTTGAACAGATGCCGTTAGACACTAGATCTCTCGAAAACTGCTGTAAATTCTGGGAAAGTGTTAAGGAGTGTGTATTCAGGGATAATTTCGTTTTGTCTGGCTTTGAAATGTTGTCCACAGGCCTTGCCTCGACTCTGGCTTCTAAGATCTCAGCCAGAAACACTTCTTTgtactttttgaagaaggcaGCACATGCTGTTCTTTCAGATAGGTTCACTGAATTTGTTAACATCCTGCAGTCCGCGTTGACCAGGGTTGATGAATTCCGTATTGTTGATTCAGGACTGCAGGATGATGAATCTGGGATGTCATCGTTAACTAAACAAATCAAGCTGCAACTAAAATTTGACGGGGACGGGAATGGAGACGGAGACGACCTTTTCTCCAGTTTGACTTCTGTTATTGTATCCATCCATTGTATTGCATCTTTTAAGGTTTTGGAAGACTTTGTTCGTGACAGATCTGCTAAGCTTACTCTTTTCAACTCCATCATACCCCAACCATCATCAACTGACGGAAACAATAATGTGAATTTTGTCTCGCTGAGAAATCAGGAATTGGAATTCTATTTCAATGGAAAGCTTGTTGATAGCAAAGAGACCATATTTGGTGCGATGTTCAGAGTCTTCatggaagagaagaaagatatTAGCGAACTATGGAACAGTGTACAGGTGATAGAGTTTAGGAAGAGAGACCTCGGCTTTGATACCTCAGATCAATGTATGAATCAGACGACTCAGAGTGAtgagaaagttttgaacAATGCTTACGCTACAAGGGAATTACCGAAAGAAACTGCAAGTAGTGAAAATGACATCATGCTCctcttgaaatttttcagaagCTGCATGGCTAGAAACAACATTTTTATTAACCCTAAACTCAGTGCAAAGCTGTCAAGACAGTTGGAAGAGCCGTTGATTGTTGCTAGTGGAGCGTTGCCAGACTGGACTCTTTCACTGACACGGGCGTATCCATTTCTGTTCCCCTTAGAGACAAGAATGTACTTTCTACAGTGTACTTCATTTGGATACGGTAGGCTGATTcaactttggaagaatcGGGTTGGGCTTGACAAAGAGTTGAGCAGTGATGATCCACTTTTGCAGTTAGGTCGTTTGTCAAGGCACAAGCTGCGGATTCCGAGGAAAAATATGCTTCTAACTGCGCTCAAAGTGCTAGATAAGTATGGTTCTGTTCCCAGTGTACTGGAATTTGAGTATCAAGATGAAGTTGGTACTGGGCTAGGCCCAACATTGGAATTTTATGCTACCGTTTCTAGGGAGTTTGCGAAGAAAAACCTGAATCTATGGAGGACAGACACTTATGAAGAGAGCAGAGCGGAAGAAAACGAATACATAACAAAACCTTTGTTCCCCTCCGCGCTAACAGGTGACAGCGAAGGAAGAGCTAGAATCATCGAACTGTTCGGTACCTGGGCACGTTTATCGCCAGGTCCACTCTGGATAACAGAATCCTTGACTTCCGTTTCTAACCGACTCTTTTTCATTTTAGCCGACCGGTTATCAAGACCGTCCATGAACAATCAATGTGAAGCGACTGAAGATAATCTCGAACTAATCAAGTTGGTAGATCCTCAGATCGCAGAATCGTTGAGATACGTGTACAATAATATTGATAACGATACGGAACTAAGCGAGATGTACTTGTCCTTTGTTTTGCCAGGTTCAGACATCGAGCTCGTTGAGAATGGGAGAGCTGTTCTTGTAAACTCCGGAAGTGCTTATCATTATATTACGAAGGTGATCTCTTACATGATCGGGGATGGTGTAAAGGATCAGATACGCGCATTTATCGATGgtttttccaaagtgttTCCGTATTCAAATGTTTCGATTTTAACCCCTGAAGAATTGGTAGATTGGTTTGGTggagttgaagaggacTGGTCCCCGCAAGTGCTTTACGGTTGCATCGAGGCTAATCACGGCTATACCATGGATTCGGATACAATTCATCAATTTATCTCGATCATGACTGAATTGAATGCGCGCGAAAGGCGATTgtttttgcaatttttgaCGGGCTCTCCCAAGCTTCCGCTGGGTGGGTTTAAAGTATTAAAACCGAGACTCACAGTCGTATTGAAGCATGCAGAAGATGGACTCACCCCGGACCAGTACCTGCCCAGTGTCATGACATGTGCAAACTACGTCAAACTCCCCAAATACAGTAGCAAGGAGGTAATGCGCGACCGGATCAAGCAAGCCATCGAAGAAGGTGCCGGTGCATTCCTCTTATCCTGATCGTATTCCCCACTGGACTTCTCACTTGGCACATAACGCGAGGAAGTTTTTCGTGACCTCATATACAACAGTACACTTCTCTTCTTATTTTTAGTTTACGCCGATTAATTTTTCGAGCCTGGCAATGGGCTATTTTCAACCACGGCTGTTTtcattttgatttttttaGGAAATTTGCATATTTACGAAAACTGTAACTTCTCTGTGAACTTGATCCCGTCCAATGCCTGCTTTGATTCGTGCAACAAGCACGCCCACATCTACAGTTCGCGGCACTGCAACGGCGAAGTGGAATTGAAGTTATCCACAACTATTTGGGAGGTATACAGCAGTGCTGAAACGGTATTTCCCTATTTGCTTCTGACTTTTTTAAGTTTCCAGGTTTGTTCATTTCTCCAGACCGCTGCATCGTCATGTCAAACGATTACACTTCTCAGAGAAAGAATGGTGCAGTTGACTACTCTTTGATGGTTAATGATGACTCACGAAACGGTAATTTCAACAAAGTTTCGCAAACCTTGGCTCCAGACCTGAGCGATGAAGGGCGTGGAGACTCTGCAGAGGACACCGGGAATACCATATCCTGCTCATCGGATTCTGCATCGTATTCCgaccaccaaaaaaaattgcacCACACGTCACTGAACGATCCCATACAATTCACGAGAatatcttcttcgtcgttACTCAGCGATTTTTCATCGACGAATAATAGTACCTGCGAGACAGACAACGAGCTACTGAGAGCTCCATTTCAAGCCGAGAGCAATGATCAGTTTAAGGGAAGCTTCAAGCATGCCAGAACAACAGAACTGTTCGATAATTCTACATCAATCGGGGATTACACCAACTCTACTATCCGCATGTCCCAAATGGAGCAGCAAAACAGTACGACGATAACGACAACACCTAACACTAGCGGCAGTCTAGTGGGGAATACTACGGAAACGCCAGTGCATGTTTCTGGTTCGAGGTATCAACGTACAGAGAGTGGGGGCACTTCCACGTACAATAATAGCCGCTCGCTGTTGCATTCCGCTATGTGGAACGGTAGCGATAgatctcctcctctacTAGAGTCCGTAGCGGTAGGCAGTACCATCCCAACGTCATCAGCGTCAAAGTCAAGTGTGACCACGCCAATGGAAAATGTAAACAATAGATTCACTCCAGGAAGGCAGGTGATCGAGAGTCCGTCGAAGTTTGGGCAcagcaagaagaaatcaGGCAATATCATGAAGGATGtattctcttcttttgttcagaGCATCAAACGAAGTTCTGGCTCAGAAAAGAATGTTTCCCCAAACCATCTGTCGATATCAACCCCGTACAATCCACAGCATATCCACCATGTTGGGTTTGACAGCACCAGTGGGCAATATATTGGCTTACCACCAGAGTGGGAACAGCTGTTAGCGTCAAGTGGTATATCTAAACTGGAGCAGGATAAAAATATGGGGACCGTTCTTGATATTGTACAATTTTATCAAGATGTTACGGGACAGAATGATACGGATAAAGTGATCCATACTTTCCAGCCTTACCATATAACAcatgatgaagaagataaTGAATTTCGTGCATCCACGCCGACTGAGCAAAGCTCCCTCGTGATGAATGATTTGAAACCACTCAGAGCGGCCCCTAAGCCACCAGGATCGCGAAACGAAAGCAGTGTCAAAACAGCGCGTTCTGCAATGTCGGATTTACTACCGGACCTACCCCCtcaaacagaacaaaaaaaggtgCTGAATTCGCACCAGCAGCATACCGAGGGGAAGAACACATATACCTTCCCCTCCCacaaaagaacagaaaccCAACACACAGATGTCCAAATGGGACAAGTCAAGCAACAGCAGATCGCAGGCCGCGAACTTCAGACGAAGAAGTTTTTCACGAGACTGATGGCAGTCTGCTCTGTCGGTGACCCACGTACAATCTACGtcgacttgaagaaaattggGCAAGGTGCATCGGGTGGAGTTTTTATTGCAAAATCGACTACAAACGGCTCATACGTGGCAATCAAGCAGATGAACTTAGAGAAACAACCCAAAAAGGAACTGATCCTTAACGAAATTTTAGTTATGAATGAGAGCagacaagaaaatatcGTTAATTTTATAGACGCGTACCTGCTGAACGATGATCTTTGGATAGTGATGGAATACATGCAAGGCGGGTCTTTAACTGACGTGGTGACATATTGTTTGTTGAGCGAGGGTCAGATAGGAACTGTTTGCAGAGAGACGTTGAAGGGTCTGAGGTTTTTACACTCTAAAGGAGTTCTTCACAGAGACATCAAGTCTGACAATATCTTGCTCTCTTTGACAGGGAACATAAAGGTCACAGATTTTGGATTTTGTGCGCAGATAAATGATGACAATGCAAAGAGAGTAACCATGGTTGGGACGCCGTATTGGATGGCACCTGAAATCATCTCCAGAAAAGAATACGGTCCTAAGGTTGATATTTGGTCTTTGGGTATCATGGTCATTGAGATGATTGAGGGTGAGCCGCCATACCTGAATGAAACACCATTAAAGGCTCTATACTTAATTGCCACAAATGGGAAGCCAAGTTTAAAGGAACCAGAGAAGTTGAGTAAAACAttcttcctgtttttgGACAAGTGTCTTGCTGTTGACCCAGATAAGAGGGCGGAGGCAACAGATTTACTCAGAGATCCATTTATTACAGACTGTTCCGATGCCATAAGTTCCTTAGCTCCTCTTGTCAAGCTGGCCCGTGAACACAAAATGCATAGCGAAAGCTCATCCTAGTTCTATCTCTAACATGCTACAAGACTCCATGGTGATTCGTAAACGACTTTCACACCTCTGGCGAAACCGGACAGTTCTACAAAaagtgtttttttctttatattCATTACCTCATGTCTAAATATTTATCATTCTATAGAGTCCATTTGCCCTCTTGGCACACGTACATAGACAACAATACCCCCCTTCTCGCACGGTCAATTTCCTCGCAATGGTCGCGAGCTTAAGTCGGTGGACGAATTACTTGAAGTATTCGAGGAGCCTGTGTGGGAGCTGATTTTACTCATTTCCAACCTGTCATCCCTTTGCGAATCGAAAGTCTCAGGTACGCTAACTTGAACGAAGAAAAGTTGCGCTTCGACCGAGCCTTTATTTGCAAATGCgtacttgttgaaggacgGTACTTGGAATGTACAGCCTGGAGTTGTGACGAATCTATTGGGCCCGAGAGTGACTTCGACCACCCCCTTTATGAGGTAAAATGTGATGAATGCGTTATGAGATTCCGTGAGGGTTCTCTTACCCGCCGGGGGCAGTTTTAGCATGCCGCTGGCGAAATGATCCTTATGTTTATCGAAAGTGATTGCGAGAGAGTAGCTTTCGGATACGGTCTGCTTCGCCCTTTCCAATTGGAAGACGTTTGGCGCGTACGCAATGACGTCATCGATTTTCTCGTTTTTGGATCCCGCGATTGTGCCCCGAAGGACACCATCCTTCAACCACCCGCCTCTTGTCGTTGTATTTGCTGACAGTCTGCTCAACGGGGCACCGTTCGGTGGTGGTATCAACGGGGTTTTACGTGGTCTCCCTACGGGTCTTTTCCTTGTAATCCCGTCTAACTCGTTACCGAGCGATGGGAAAAGTTTCTGGTCGCGTGGTGACGTGTCATCCGTCGCTTTGTTGCCTTGATTAGTCCTCTTTTGTgtcttgttctttgggTTGTCGTCTCCATCTTCGT from Huiozyma naganishii CBS 8797 chromosome 1, complete genome encodes:
- the UFD4 gene encoding putative ubiquitin-protein ligase UFD4 (similar to Saccharomyces cerevisiae UFD4 (YKL010C); ancestral locus Anc_2.497), yielding MSAFEYDEDDSEDGHYSEEDYMRDDRSEGHQDDDGDHSEGFEDFYDDYHDNDENVDEEIDSVQAHGEHNDEDTGFGRDMTPQAFLNSLRQHAQSLDPEGNGNGNDHEQNTAVNFSEMLPQLLSRLSGARGGRFQDTRGSRMSKLVENVEHAEEDPYFAMESIIELSENLLMGNQYLIERMLPVDRLIAALVKILTSSKLAEELELQMNTSRIFYNLFEVHPVSISGAVDKNVIPALQAKLAEISYIDLAEQVLETLELVSRVSGKDILRCDNMTSYLQYFDFFTIHAQRKVIAIVSNACARVEPSDFTQLKGVFEILMGIFKNCTDQNISDRILNIFYGVCAGIKNSSMLDVLFTPEILSSIISLITSTDVSSQSKLKCLEILSVLVYWSFNIGESIINVSDVAETLKTCLKQYGKSPDASLHETIMFVPKSLLLSISKFIALLFPPENNQILTQLNANAVDARRFNGNKKIPSLVSDLIPLLVDIYINTVEFSARRNVLVALARVAPCANEKIAHDTSDCFIKLLGSSFPQSLSVISSQTSPSLDSGVLIIGLLALSNALIELYPSIFVPAFQRDGIFDSVSSLNGALDRINNKEDLFSSSLSHTSTTKKELEEDGGSDSDSSEDDYDFGLGDIEFPKEAKTRKIRYEFLREMKPSYMPTQIRELCEAFLNNSKSSICLDNQNLETVFAFVQHLEQMPLDTRSLENCCKFWESVKECVFRDNFVLSGFEMLSTGLASTLASKISARNTSLYFLKKAAHAVLSDRFTEFVNILQSALTRVDEFRIVDSGLQDDESGMSSLTKQIKLQLKFDGDGNGDGDDLFSSLTSVIVSIHCIASFKVLEDFVRDRSAKLTLFNSIIPQPSSTDGNNNVNFVSLRNQELEFYFNGKLVDSKETIFGAMFRVFMEEKKDISELWNSVQVIEFRKRDLGFDTSDQCMNQTTQSDEKVLNNAYATRELPKETASSENDIMLLLKFFRSCMARNNIFINPKLSAKLSRQLEEPLIVASGALPDWTLSLTRAYPFLFPLETRMYFLQCTSFGYGRLIQLWKNRVGLDKELSSDDPLLQLGRLSRHKLRIPRKNMLLTALKVLDKYGSVPSVLEFEYQDEVGTGLGPTLEFYATVSREFAKKNLNLWRTDTYEESRAEENEYITKPLFPSALTGDSEGRARIIELFGTWARLSPGPLWITESLTSVSNRLFFILADRLSRPSMNNQCEATEDNLELIKLVDPQIAESLRYVYNNIDNDTELSEMYLSFVLPGSDIELVENGRAVLVNSGSAYHYITKVISYMIGDGVKDQIRAFIDGFSKVFPYSNVSILTPEELVDWFGGVEEDWSPQVLYGCIEANHGYTMDSDTIHQFISIMTELNARERRLFLQFLTGSPKLPLGGFKVLKPRLTVVLKHAEDGLTPDQYLPSVMTCANYVKLPKYSSKEVMRDRIKQAIEEGAGAFLLS
- the KNAG0A06750 gene encoding STE20 family serine/threonine-protein kinase (similar to Saccharomyces cerevisiae STE20 (YHL007C); ancestral locus Anc_2.496), with translation MSNDYTSQRKNGAVDYSLMVNDDSRNGNFNKVSQTLAPDLSDEGRGDSAEDTGNTISCSSDSASYSDHQKKLHHTSLNDPIQFTRISSSSLLSDFSSTNNSTCETDNELLRAPFQAESNDQFKGSFKHARTTELFDNSTSIGDYTNSTIRMSQMEQQNSTTITTTPNTSGSLVGNTTETPVHVSGSRYQRTESGGTSTYNNSRSLLHSAMWNGSDRSPPLLESVAVGSTIPTSSASKSSVTTPMENVNNRFTPGRQVIESPSKFGHSKKKSGNIMKDVFSSFVQSIKRSSGSEKNVSPNHLSISTPYNPQHIHHVGFDSTSGQYIGLPPEWEQLLASSGISKLEQDKNMGTVLDIVQFYQDVTGQNDTDKVIHTFQPYHITHDEEDNEFRASTPTEQSSLVMNDLKPLRAAPKPPGSRNESSVKTARSAMSDLLPDLPPQTEQKKVLNSHQQHTEGKNTYTFPSHKRTETQHTDVQMGQVKQQQIAGRELQTKKFFTRLMAVCSVGDPRTIYVDLKKIGQGASGGVFIAKSTTNGSYVAIKQMNLEKQPKKELILNEILVMNESRQENIVNFIDAYLLNDDLWIVMEYMQGGSLTDVVTYCLLSEGQIGTVCRETLKGLRFLHSKGVLHRDIKSDNILLSLTGNIKVTDFGFCAQINDDNAKRVTMVGTPYWMAPEIISRKEYGPKVDIWSLGIMVIEMIEGEPPYLNETPLKALYLIATNGKPSLKEPEKLSKTFFLFLDKCLAVDPDKRAEATDLLRDPFITDCSDAISSLAPLVKLAREHKMHSESSS